The following coding sequences lie in one Drosophila sulfurigaster albostrigata strain 15112-1811.04 chromosome 2R, ASM2355843v2, whole genome shotgun sequence genomic window:
- the LOC133839512 gene encoding uncharacterized protein LOC133839512 isoform X2, whose protein sequence is MATNNNNNSSAVTSPRDSMEGHDEVDFVLTTTHNNNNDYDDLSSASGAIISAKATTTNTTATVTPNNEPNVTNSNNNNSNTLKKSKERRTLFHFGSKKSTNKSQTTESEAAPPTTATTGSLLLPPTPPVPIGTPPRQHKFVKSSSIARLLGNTYNARKFERQEQKRLANEASGKFHTFSGRQRGAGPYLERFKRMAKEDGDIAGSDDTVQVTNVMTLTTDSRDLQYGSRQEHVGRSEDQLSTKAMRTLTRGLGKLWWKRTHSVDISTPDPEYKVSYLGNVLTGWAKGEGCVEKQLNTLWRNYTQHSKPDVIMRVKVCASGLKATTRQHGLTEYWANRITYCCAPKNYPRVFCWIYRHEGRKLKHELRCHAVLCSKEKIAQDICETLKDNLESALREFKREKILKQNARLSLANAVYDNPSLPRRKIMLSVGGNNYRPPLERSKSAPKLMAIEEAIGEEDGDEIEDTNEPEMKSCCQRDSLYPAMTLGRRRCRRGHSIRRTGKIQAAVSCCSHQAEAALVPEGDAHSSTPGTPVVNDGSDSDEFEKLLKFDTTLSNELLPYFDMQLHKNSSQSLGSLSELQVEPVPESEEVEDEGEPLSLLPTINSDPSADPQADYDNEDVVHLRRSGVCSDGEEDYLDDADDHYFRQAAMLTMLHRSSMRKRNSDQASLQYRHQAQSSISSNASSSTTASGTAAQGVAMGTQQCLASPDSDEGSISSGCETASTVTNANQEEYNKTQSNNNAVQHQVLEQILIYQRLEESKRRQQLRHNSDATNYSSSSSITLKHNSSSPAESLNDLEVSDPQKPLEADVDGDGGVSDDDSECSDESGYVEYQEKERNQANAGVIVPVVAPVKPQLPPKPAPRRSLNGVVAAKVAVERQAIAAGARTGTGTAV, encoded by the exons ATGGcaaccaacaataataacaacagcagtgCGGTGACAAGTCCGAGGGATTCGATGGAGGGTCACGATGAAGTCGACTTCGTGTTGACGACCAcgcacaacaataacaacgactaCGATGATTTAAGCAGCGCCAGCGGAGCGATTATCAGCGCcaaagcaacaaccacaaacacCACAGCAACAGTCACACCAAACAATGAACCAAATgtcaccaacagcaacaacaacaacagcaacactttgAAGAAGTCAAAGGAGCGACGCACACTCTTCCATTTCGGCAGCAAGAAATCAACCAACAAATCGCAAACCACAGAGTCGGAGGCAGCTCCTCCAACCACGGCAACCACAGGAAgcttgctgctgccaccgaCGCCTCCAGTGCCAATTGGAACACCGCCCAGGCAGCATAAGTTCgtgaagagcagcagcattgccCGGCTGCTGGGGAACACTTACAATGCTAGGAAGTTCGAGCGCCAGGAGCAGAAGCGTCTGGCGAACGAGGCGAGCGGCAAGTTTCATACGTTCAGCGGTCGCCAGCGTGGAGCTGGTCCGTATCTGGAGCGTTTCAAGCGCATGGCCAAGGAGGATGGCGACATTGCCGGCAGCGATGACACCGTGCAAGTCACCAATGTGATGACGCTGACGACAGACTCGCGGGATCTCCAGTATGGCAGTCGGCAGGAGCATGTGGGACGCAGCGAGGATCAGCTGAGTACCAAGGCGATGCGCACACTGACCCGCGGTCTCGGCAAGCTCTGGTGGAAGCGGACACACAGCGTCGACATTAGCACACCAGATCCGGAGTATAAGGTGTCGTATTTGGGCAATGTGCTAACCGGTTGGGCCAAGG GCGAGGGCTGCGTGGAGAAGCAGCTCAATACGCTGTGGCGCAATTACACACAGCATTCCAAGCCGGATGTCATCATGCGTGTAAAGGTCTGTGCCTCTGGACTGAAGGCAACCACCAGACAACATGGACTCACCGAGTACTGGGCCAATCGCATCACCTATTGCTGTGCACCCAAGAATTATCCGCGTGTCTTTTGCTGGATCTACAGACACGAGGGCAGAAAGCTGAAGCACGAGCTGCGCTGCCATGCTGTGCTCTGCAGCAAGGAGAAGATTGCTCAGGATATTTGTGAGACACTAAAG GACAACCTGGAGAGCGCATTGCGGGAATTTAAACGCGAAAAAATTCTCAAACAAAATGCGCGTCTCAGTCTGGCGAATGCCGTCTACGATAATCCCAGTCTGCCGCGTCGCAAGATCATGCTGAGCGTGGGCGGCAACAACTACAGGCCACCACTGGAGCGCTCCAAATCGGCGCCCAAGCTGATGGCCATCGAGGAAGCCATTGGCGAGGAGGATGGCGACGAAATCGAGGACACCAACGAGCCTGAAATGAAGTCCTGTTGCCAACGCGATTCCCTGTATCCGGCCATGACGTTGGGCCGTAGACGCTGTCGTCGTGGTCACTCCATTCGACGCACAGGCAAAATACAAGCGGCGGTCAGCTGCTGCTCACATCAGGCAGAAGCAGCGCTAGTGCCAGAGGGGGATGCACACAGCAGCACACCTGGCACACCAGTTGTCAACGATGGCTCCGACTCGGATGAGTTTGAGAAGCTGCTGAAGTTCGACACGACGCTGAGCAACGAGCTGCTGCCGTACTTTGACATGCAGCTGCACAAGAACAGCAGTCAGAGCCTGGGAAGTCTTAGTGAGCTGCAGGTGGAACCAGTGCCAGAGTCCGAGGAGGTGGAAGACGAGGGCGAACCTCTCAGCTTATTGCCCACCATCAACAGTGATCCCAGTGCTGATCCGCAAGCTGACTACGACAACGAGGATGTTGTGCATCTACGTCGCTCGGGCGTCTGCAGCGATGGCGAAGAGGATTACCTGGACGATGCCGATGATCATTACTTTCGGCAGGCAGCCATGCTTACCATGCTGCATCGCAGCTCAATGCGCAAGCGCAATAGCGATCAGGCGAGCCTGCAGTATCGCCATCAAGCGCAGTCATCCATCTCTTCGAATGCTTCCAGCTCAACGACAGCCAGCGGCACAGCAGCCCAAGGCGTTGCAATGGGAACGCAACAGTGCCTGGCGAGTCCGGACAGCGATGAGGGCTCCATATCCAGTGGTTGCGAGACGGCCAGCACGGTCACAAATGCTAATCAGGAGGAGTACAACAAGacgcaaagcaacaacaacgcagtACAGCATCAGGTGCTCGAACAGATATTGATCTACCAAAGACTGGAGGAGTCGAAGCGCAGACAGCAACTGCGCCACAACAGCGACGCCACCAACTACAGCAGCTCTAGCAGCATCACCCTTAAGCACAACTCTTCATCCCCAGCCGAATCCCTAAACGATCTTGAGGTCTCTGATCCACAGAAGCCATTGGAAGCcgatgtcgatggcgatggcggcGTGTCGGACGATGACTCGGAGTGCAGCGACGAGAGCGGATATGTGGAGTACCAGGAAAAGGAACGCAACCAGGCGAATGCTGGCGTCATTGTGCCCGTTGTGGCGCCCGTTAAGCCACAGTTGCCACCAAAGCCAGCGCCAAGGCGTTCGCTTAACGGAGTTGTTGCCGCCAAGGTCGCCGTCGAGCGACAGGCAATTGCAGCTGGGGCACGGACAGGAACAGGAACAGCTGTCTGA
- the LOC133839512 gene encoding uncharacterized protein LOC133839512 isoform X1 codes for MATNNNNNSSAVTSPRDSMEGHDEVDFVLTTTHNNNNDYDDLSSASGAIISAKATTTNTTATVTPNNEPNVTNSNNNNSNTLKKSKERRTLFHFGSKKSTNKSQTTESEAAPPTTATTGSLLLPPTPPVPIGTPPRQHKFVKSSSIARLLGNTYNARKFERQEQKRLANEASGKFHTFSGRQRGAGPYLERFKRMAKEDGDIAGSDDTVQVTNVMTLTTDSRDLQYGSRQEHVGRSEDQLSTKAMRTLTRGLGKLWWKRTHSVDISTPDPEYKVSYLGNVLTGWAKAGEGCVEKQLNTLWRNYTQHSKPDVIMRVKVCASGLKATTRQHGLTEYWANRITYCCAPKNYPRVFCWIYRHEGRKLKHELRCHAVLCSKEKIAQDICETLKDNLESALREFKREKILKQNARLSLANAVYDNPSLPRRKIMLSVGGNNYRPPLERSKSAPKLMAIEEAIGEEDGDEIEDTNEPEMKSCCQRDSLYPAMTLGRRRCRRGHSIRRTGKIQAAVSCCSHQAEAALVPEGDAHSSTPGTPVVNDGSDSDEFEKLLKFDTTLSNELLPYFDMQLHKNSSQSLGSLSELQVEPVPESEEVEDEGEPLSLLPTINSDPSADPQADYDNEDVVHLRRSGVCSDGEEDYLDDADDHYFRQAAMLTMLHRSSMRKRNSDQASLQYRHQAQSSISSNASSSTTASGTAAQGVAMGTQQCLASPDSDEGSISSGCETASTVTNANQEEYNKTQSNNNAVQHQVLEQILIYQRLEESKRRQQLRHNSDATNYSSSSSITLKHNSSSPAESLNDLEVSDPQKPLEADVDGDGGVSDDDSECSDESGYVEYQEKERNQANAGVIVPVVAPVKPQLPPKPAPRRSLNGVVAAKVAVERQAIAAGARTGTGTAV; via the exons ATGGcaaccaacaataataacaacagcagtgCGGTGACAAGTCCGAGGGATTCGATGGAGGGTCACGATGAAGTCGACTTCGTGTTGACGACCAcgcacaacaataacaacgactaCGATGATTTAAGCAGCGCCAGCGGAGCGATTATCAGCGCcaaagcaacaaccacaaacacCACAGCAACAGTCACACCAAACAATGAACCAAATgtcaccaacagcaacaacaacaacagcaacactttgAAGAAGTCAAAGGAGCGACGCACACTCTTCCATTTCGGCAGCAAGAAATCAACCAACAAATCGCAAACCACAGAGTCGGAGGCAGCTCCTCCAACCACGGCAACCACAGGAAgcttgctgctgccaccgaCGCCTCCAGTGCCAATTGGAACACCGCCCAGGCAGCATAAGTTCgtgaagagcagcagcattgccCGGCTGCTGGGGAACACTTACAATGCTAGGAAGTTCGAGCGCCAGGAGCAGAAGCGTCTGGCGAACGAGGCGAGCGGCAAGTTTCATACGTTCAGCGGTCGCCAGCGTGGAGCTGGTCCGTATCTGGAGCGTTTCAAGCGCATGGCCAAGGAGGATGGCGACATTGCCGGCAGCGATGACACCGTGCAAGTCACCAATGTGATGACGCTGACGACAGACTCGCGGGATCTCCAGTATGGCAGTCGGCAGGAGCATGTGGGACGCAGCGAGGATCAGCTGAGTACCAAGGCGATGCGCACACTGACCCGCGGTCTCGGCAAGCTCTGGTGGAAGCGGACACACAGCGTCGACATTAGCACACCAGATCCGGAGTATAAGGTGTCGTATTTGGGCAATGTGCTAACCGGTTGGGCCAAGG CAGGCGAGGGCTGCGTGGAGAAGCAGCTCAATACGCTGTGGCGCAATTACACACAGCATTCCAAGCCGGATGTCATCATGCGTGTAAAGGTCTGTGCCTCTGGACTGAAGGCAACCACCAGACAACATGGACTCACCGAGTACTGGGCCAATCGCATCACCTATTGCTGTGCACCCAAGAATTATCCGCGTGTCTTTTGCTGGATCTACAGACACGAGGGCAGAAAGCTGAAGCACGAGCTGCGCTGCCATGCTGTGCTCTGCAGCAAGGAGAAGATTGCTCAGGATATTTGTGAGACACTAAAG GACAACCTGGAGAGCGCATTGCGGGAATTTAAACGCGAAAAAATTCTCAAACAAAATGCGCGTCTCAGTCTGGCGAATGCCGTCTACGATAATCCCAGTCTGCCGCGTCGCAAGATCATGCTGAGCGTGGGCGGCAACAACTACAGGCCACCACTGGAGCGCTCCAAATCGGCGCCCAAGCTGATGGCCATCGAGGAAGCCATTGGCGAGGAGGATGGCGACGAAATCGAGGACACCAACGAGCCTGAAATGAAGTCCTGTTGCCAACGCGATTCCCTGTATCCGGCCATGACGTTGGGCCGTAGACGCTGTCGTCGTGGTCACTCCATTCGACGCACAGGCAAAATACAAGCGGCGGTCAGCTGCTGCTCACATCAGGCAGAAGCAGCGCTAGTGCCAGAGGGGGATGCACACAGCAGCACACCTGGCACACCAGTTGTCAACGATGGCTCCGACTCGGATGAGTTTGAGAAGCTGCTGAAGTTCGACACGACGCTGAGCAACGAGCTGCTGCCGTACTTTGACATGCAGCTGCACAAGAACAGCAGTCAGAGCCTGGGAAGTCTTAGTGAGCTGCAGGTGGAACCAGTGCCAGAGTCCGAGGAGGTGGAAGACGAGGGCGAACCTCTCAGCTTATTGCCCACCATCAACAGTGATCCCAGTGCTGATCCGCAAGCTGACTACGACAACGAGGATGTTGTGCATCTACGTCGCTCGGGCGTCTGCAGCGATGGCGAAGAGGATTACCTGGACGATGCCGATGATCATTACTTTCGGCAGGCAGCCATGCTTACCATGCTGCATCGCAGCTCAATGCGCAAGCGCAATAGCGATCAGGCGAGCCTGCAGTATCGCCATCAAGCGCAGTCATCCATCTCTTCGAATGCTTCCAGCTCAACGACAGCCAGCGGCACAGCAGCCCAAGGCGTTGCAATGGGAACGCAACAGTGCCTGGCGAGTCCGGACAGCGATGAGGGCTCCATATCCAGTGGTTGCGAGACGGCCAGCACGGTCACAAATGCTAATCAGGAGGAGTACAACAAGacgcaaagcaacaacaacgcagtACAGCATCAGGTGCTCGAACAGATATTGATCTACCAAAGACTGGAGGAGTCGAAGCGCAGACAGCAACTGCGCCACAACAGCGACGCCACCAACTACAGCAGCTCTAGCAGCATCACCCTTAAGCACAACTCTTCATCCCCAGCCGAATCCCTAAACGATCTTGAGGTCTCTGATCCACAGAAGCCATTGGAAGCcgatgtcgatggcgatggcggcGTGTCGGACGATGACTCGGAGTGCAGCGACGAGAGCGGATATGTGGAGTACCAGGAAAAGGAACGCAACCAGGCGAATGCTGGCGTCATTGTGCCCGTTGTGGCGCCCGTTAAGCCACAGTTGCCACCAAAGCCAGCGCCAAGGCGTTCGCTTAACGGAGTTGTTGCCGCCAAGGTCGCCGTCGAGCGACAGGCAATTGCAGCTGGGGCACGGACAGGAACAGGAACAGCTGTCTGA
- the LOC133839515 gene encoding GILT-like protein 1 has product MLKFIIVLCIFSTLNCSLAEQTSRDKRQAEKLHITLLYESLCPDSRNFMRQLGPVHEELGEYIDIALVPFGKSASEENGALFHCQHGPAECEGNRLQSCVISSTNNQAIQVKFVVCQMFALDYANADKCTNEVGLLTDVEHCMKTPTGTKLQLEAEQITKLYRPSFVPTIVYNHVFDQQLQDKSLRNFRSTVCYLLRQQISLPPTVCQ; this is encoded by the exons atgcttaaatttataattgtcTTGTGCATTTTTTCCACGCTCAACTGCAGTCTGGCTGAGCAAACTTCACGTGATAAGCGTCAGGCTGAAAAG ctaCATATTACTCTACTGTATGAGTCGCTTTGTCCGGACAGCAGAAACTTCATGCGCCAATTGGGTCCAGTGCATGAGGAATTGGGGGAGTACATTGACATTGCGTTGGTTCCATTTGGAAAATCGGCG TCCGAAGAGAATGGCGCTTTGTTCCACTGCCAGCATGGACCAGCTGAGTGCGAGGGCAATCGTCTGCAGAGCTGTGTCATCAGCAGCACAAACAATCAAGCGATTCAGGTGAAATTCGTGGTTTGCCAAATGTTTGCCTTGGATTATGCAAATGCTGACAAG TGTACCAATGAGGTGGGTCTCTTGACAGACGTCGAGCATTGTATGAAGACGCCAACGGGCACGAAATTGCAGCTGGAGGCTGAGCAGATCACAAAGCTTTACCGTCCCAGCTTTGTGCCCACCATCGTCTACAATCAT GTCTTCGATCAGCAGCTGCAGGACAAGTCTCTGCGCAATTTCCGGTCTACGGTTTGCTATTTGCTGCGCCAACAAATCTCTCTGCCCCCCACAGTGTGTCAATAA
- the LOC133839513 gene encoding ras-related GTP-binding protein A — protein sequence MKKKVLLMGKSGSGKTSMRSIIFANYIARDTTRLGATIDVEHSHVRFLGNLVLNLWDCGGQEGFMKQYFAQQRDNIFRNVEVLIYVFDVESQEMERDVHYYQSCLEALLQNSPEAKIFCLVHKMDLVAEEHRENVFKEREEDLIRLSRPGNVTCFRTSIWDETLYKAWSSIVTMLIPNVAALENSLSHFATVIEADEVLLFEKATFLVISHCQSKENRDSHRFEKVSNIIKQFKLSCSKLGAKFQSMEVRNNAFAAFIDTFTSNTYVMVVMSDPTLPSEATLVNIRNARKYFEELENPNNIAMNHQNYKFH from the exons atgaagaaaaag GTACTGCTAATGGGCAAGAGCGGCTCGGGTAAGACGAGTATGCGTTCCATTATATTTGCCAACTATATAGCCAGAGATACGACACGCCTGGGAGCAACAA TCGATGTGGAGCATTCGCATGTGCGTTTCCTGGGTAATCTGGTGCTCAATCTATGGGACTGTGGTGGCCAGGAAGGATTCATGAAACAGTACTTTGCCCAGCAGCGCGACAATATCTTTCGAAATGTGGAGGTCCTGATCTATGTATTTGATGTCGAGAGCCAGGAGATGGAGCGCGATGTGCACTACTATCAGAGTTGTCTGGAGGCTTTGCTGCAGAATTCACCTGAAGCCAAGATCTTTTGTCTGGTGCACAAAATGGATTTGGTGGCTGAGGAGCATCGCGAGAACGTGTTCAAGGAGCGGGAAGAAGATCTCATACGCTTGTCCAGGCCAGGCAATGTCACATGCTTCCGCACTAGCATCTGGGACGAGACTTTATACAA AGCCTGGTCTTCCATAGTCACTATGTTGATACCAAATGTTGCTGCGCTGGAGAACTCGCTGAGCCACTTTGCTACTGTGATTGAGGCGGATgaagtgttgttgtttgagAAAGCAACATTCTTGGTGATCTCACACTGCCAGAGCAAGGAAAATCGGGACTCGCATCGGTTTGAGAAGGTGTCGAACATTATCAAGCAATTCAAGCTAAGCTGCTCCAAACTGGGTGCCAAGTTCCAGTCGATGGAAGTGCGCAATAATGCATTTGCCGCATTCATTGATACCTTCACCAGCAACACATACGTCATGGTGGTCATGTCAGATCCCACCCTGCCATCGGAGGCGACTCTGGTCAACATACGCAATGCGCGCAAGTACTTTGAAGAGTTGGAGAATCCAAATAACATTGCCATGAACCATCAGAATTATAAGTTCCACTGA
- the LOC133839514 gene encoding beta carbonic anhydrase 1, with amino-acid sequence MERILRGIMRYRNTTREQMVKEFQKVRDNPEPKAVFFTCMDSRMIPTRYTDTHVGDMFVVRNAGNLIPHAQHFQDEYFSCEPAALELGCVVNDIRHIIVCGHSDCKAMNLLYQLRDPEFASKLNRRLSPLRSWLCTHANTSLERFQEWYAAGMKDPLLFSSETPLRRFVAYIDLEHRFALEDKLSQINTLQQMSNIASYGFLKARLESHDLHIHALWFDIYTGDIYYFSRGAKRFVAVDESSVEQLSAEVRRFYS; translated from the exons ATGGAACGAATTCTAAGAGGAATTATGCGTTATCGCAACACGACCAGGGAGCAAATGGTCAAAGAGTTTCAGAAAGTTCGCGACAATCCAGAG CCAAAGGCCGTATTTTTCACCTGCATGGACAGTCGCATGATACCCACGAGATATACGGACACGCATGTTGGCGACATGTTTGTGG TACGTAATGCGGGAAATCTGATACCACATGCTCAGCACTTTCAGGACGAGTACTTTAGCTGTGAGCCAGCGGCATTGGAGCTGGGATGTGTGGTGAACGACATCAGACACATCATTGTTTGTGGCCACAGCGATTGCAAGGCCATGAATTTGTTGTATCAATTGCGTGATCCCGAATTCGCATCCAAG CTCAATCGAAGACTTTCGCCACTGCGATCTTGGCTGTGCACACATGCCAACACCAGCTTGGAAAGATTTCAGGAGTGGTATGCTGCGGGCATGAAGGATCCACTACTATTCTCTTCCGAAACACCATTGCGTCGCTTTGTGGCCTACATTGATTTGGAACATCGATTTGCACTCGAAGATAAACTATCTCAAATCAATACCCTGCAACAAATGTCCAACATAGCCTCATATGGATTCCTCAAGGCGCGCCTAGAGTCACATGATCTGCACATCCACGCTCTGTGGTTTGACATCTACACGGGAGACATCTATTACTTCAGTCGTGGAGCGAAACGATTCGTTGCCGTCGATGAATCGAGTGTAGAACAATTGTCGGCCGAGGTGAGACGCTTCTACTCCTAA
- the LOC133839635 gene encoding LOW QUALITY PROTEIN: abnormal spindle-like microcephaly-associated protein homolog (The sequence of the model RefSeq protein was modified relative to this genomic sequence to represent the inferred CDS: deleted 1 base in 1 codon), with protein MYIYPSSPESASSLQSEESAAVKIQAGFRGYRVRKQLYRSNKPVNTNRISGNTLSSQRFSSGRRQQHSQSSQLTRTHSNILMEERRNIQKTAVDGQQVPAASADVASIEDRCATKIQAGFRGFLVRKKQKIATDAAVKIQSSFRGFKARKEAEKLKHS; from the exons ATGTACATATATCCGAGCTCACCTGAATCAGCGTCGTCCTTGCAATCCGAAGAAAGTGCTGCCGTCAAGATCCAAGCTGGCTTTCGCGGATATCGTGTCCGCAAGCAGTTGTACCGTTCGAATAAACCTGTTAACACCAATCGCATCAGTGGCAACACGCTTTCCTCCCAGCGATTCTCCAGCGGTCGACGTCAGCAACACTCGCAGTCATCACAgctcactcgcactcacagcAACATCCTGATGGAGGAGAGA AGAAATATCCAAAAAACGGCTGTTGATGGACAGCAAGTTCCTGCTGCGTCAGCGGATGTGGCGTCCATTGAAGATCGCTGTGCCACAAAGATTCAAGCCGGATTCCGTGGATTTTTGGtgcgaaaaaagcaaaagattgCAACAGATGCGGCTGTCAAGATTCAGTCGAGTTTCCGTGGATTCAAAGCACGCAAGGAGGCCGAAAAATTAAAGCActcttaa